Proteins from one Desmodus rotundus isolate HL8 chromosome 9, HLdesRot8A.1, whole genome shotgun sequence genomic window:
- the NPY1R gene encoding neuropeptide Y receptor type 1, with translation MDLTIFSQVENHSIYYNFSRNNSQFWAFENHCHLPLAMIFILALAYGAVIILGVTGNLALIIIILKQKEMRNVTNILIVNLSFSDLLVAIMCLPFTFVYTIMDHWVFGEAMCKLNPFVQCVSITVSIFSLVLIAVERHQLIINPRGWRPNNRHAYVAIAVIWLLAVASSLPFLIYQVLTDEPLQNVTLDGFKDKYVCFDKFPSDSHRLSYTTLLLVLQYFGPLCFIFICYFKIYIRLKRRNNMMDKMRDNKYRSSETKRINIMLLSIVVAFAVCWLPLTIFNTVFDWNHHIISMCNHNLFFLLCHLTAMISTCVNPIFYGFLNKNFQRDLQFFFNFCDFRSRDDDYETIAMSTMHTDVSKTSLKQASPVTFKKINNNDNDLKLL, from the exons ATGGATTTAACAATATTTTCCCAGGTGGAAAATCATTCAATCTACTACaatttttcaagaaataattCCCAATTTTGGGCTTTTGAAAATCATTGTCATCTGCCCTTGGCCATGATATTTATATTAGCTCTAGCTTACGGAGCTGTGATAATTCTTGGGGTCACTGGAAACTTGGCCTTGATCATAATCATCTTGAAACAAAAAGAGATGAGAAATGTTACCAACATCCTGATTGTGAACCTCTCCTTCTCAGACTTGCTCGTCGCCATCATGTGTCTCCCCTTCACATTTGTCTACACGATAATGGACCACTGGGTTTTTGGCGAAGCAATGTGCAAGTTGAATCCCTTTGTGCAGTGTGTTTCCATCACTGTGTCCATTTTCTCTCTGGTTCTCATTGCTGTGGAACGACATCAGCTGATCATCAACCCACGAGGATGGAGACCAAATAATAGACACGCTTACGTAGCTATTGCTGTCATTTGGCTCCTTGCTGTAGCTTCTTCTTTACCCTTCCTGATCTATCAGGTGTTGACTGATGAACCGCTCCAGAATGTCACACTCGATGGGTTCAAGGACAAATACGTATGCTTTGATAAATTTCCGTCAGACTCTCATAGGCTGTCTTATACCACGCTCCTCTTGGTGCTGCAGTATTTTGGCCCactctgttttatatttatttgctacTTCAAG ATATATATACGcttaaaaagaaggaacaacATGATGGACAAGATGAGAGACAATAAGTACAGGTCCAGCGAAACCAAAAGGATCAACATCATGCTGCTGTCCATCGTGGTAGCTTTTGCCGTCTGCTGGCTGCCTCTTACCATCTTTAACACCGTGTTCGATTGGAACCATCACATCATTTCTATGTGCAACCACAacctcttcttcctgctctgcCACCTCACAGCGATGATCTCCACCTGTGTCAACCCCATATTTTATGGATTCCTGAACAAAAACTTCCAGAGAGACTTGCAGTTCTTCTTTAACTTCTGTGACTTCCGGTCTCGGGATGATGACTATGAGACAATAGCCATGTCTACCATGCACACCGATGTTTCTAAGACCTCTTTGAAGCAAGCAAGCccagtcacatttaaaaaaattaacaacaatgATAATGATCTGAAACTGCTGTAG